One Senegalimassilia faecalis genomic window, AGCGCCACAATGCGAGTAAGCCCCGCTCGGCCAATGACGCCAGCAATCCAGCGGCGCGCAGGCATCCCGCCACCGAACACATGTTGCAGCTTCTGCCTTATATTCATTGGGACTTGTCTTTCCCGGGTTCTTCGCATACACCAGATGCGTCGACGGCAGCACGCTGTCCGGACTCACGCTTGCCGCAGCTCCCTGCAACGCTAGCGGCGTCTGACCCAATCGCGCGATGACGCGCCTGCCTTTTGCTGCCCTTCAAGCACCGTTTAGCGCGCCCGGCAAAAGCACGTGCCCGCATAGCATAACGGCGTAGCGGATAAATCGCATACCACGCACGCACATACGCTCGATAAGGCAAACCGTCCATATCTATCTTCTTCTCACCACGATAAAGCCCCGTCAGCACGCCGATAACGCGCTCATCTGGAATATCGGGTTCCTTGTTTAAGCAGTTATCGCCTAACATGGTGTAGCTGTCAGAGTGAACCTCGACGCATCGATGCAACACATAGTCGTCACCGCGGCGATACAGAGGAACCTCGAACCTGCGAAGCCGACGGCCATGCAGCGGCTCGACGACGATGGTATCGCGCCGGTTGCGCAGCATCGGACACATGCTCACCCCTACCGTAGTGCTCACGTACACACCTTGCTGAGCAAGCACCTCTTCTATATGTTTGCCGGACCGAGACACCGCCTATGCCAAAAATCCCTCTTCAGCAACCTGCTTCACAAACGCAGCAACATCCGTCGCGGCTTTCTCGCCGTCTACTTCATACGCAGACACAAGGTCAGCCGCAATCTCCTCGTTCGATTTGCCCGCCGCAAGTCCTTCCCAGATTACGCGACCCGTCTCGTTCAGCTTGATCATGCCGTGAAAGCCCTTGCTAGCTTCGCCGGTGGCGATAACGACCACCTGACCGGCAACTTCACGCAGCACAAAACCCTCTTTGATACGCATAACGCCTCTTCCCGATAAACCGGAGACAGCAGCAGCCGCACATCTGCCTCCCAATGATTAGCAACAAATAAGGTGCTTACTCACCTCGAAAGTCGATTGTCGAGAGAAGCAAGCACTGGCGTTCCGATAGCTAGATTGCCGGCCGATACGGCAATCCCGTAAGCGCTTCGAAACTTGTACGAACGGCGTCTTCGGACATATCGCAAGCCAGCGAAAACAGAGGCACGCGCGAGACCAGCGCATCAAGCAAGTCAAGCGTGTTCCCCGCCGCACAAGCGTCTCCAGGCAGGTAAACCTGACGTACCACCTTGCCCAAACACGCAGCTGGTTCTATACGGCAAATAGACGAAGCCCCCACGTCGCTGCGCGAGATCAGCACGATACCCGCCAGGGGAGCCGACGCATTCTCCTGCCAGCCTTCTTTACCTGCCCAAGGCGTACCGTACGCAATGGGTGACTCATCGGCGGCCGCAGGAATGCGCACGAACGGCTTGTCGCCGTTCACGACTCGCACGCCCGCACCCAGGTATTGCCGCCATAGCATAATATGTGTCGATTTGCCCGTTCCGCTTGGCGCCATGAACAGATACGCTTTGCCCGCGTATTGGATAACCGCCCCATGCACCAACATGCGATTGTGTTGCGGCAGCTCATTCGCGATGCTGCGCAAAACCGCCAACGTTTCCAAATACGAATCCGCCCAATGGCGACCTTCAGTCGCAATCGCTCGCTCGGCATCAATGGCTTCTTGGGACATCAATACAACCAAGTCCGCAGCCACAGCATCGTCGCACTTTTCCAAGTAGTCTTTGCACAGATGCCGAACATCCTGATGAAGAGCCAGTATGTCTACCGTCAAGCCGGCAAGACGAACCCGAAAACGCGTTTTCTCGAGCCCGTTGCCACCATTATCCGCGTGCTTCTTCATAACTTAGTAGTAACCCGTCCAAACGCCACCTTCGCTCGAAGGCTTGTCAGAAGAGCCTACTCCGCCATTACCCGAATTGCTGGAATTCGAGTTGTCGGACTCGCCATTACCACCAGAAGCATTACCGTCACCGGAGCCTTCCGCCGCCGGCTGATCGTTGCGCGAATCGGAGGCATCGCCATTACCGCCGGCAATGCTGCCAAAGTCCACCACATTGTCAGCCGACCCATCGTCCGCACCGCCACCGGATCCGATACCTGCTGCCGCAGAGCCCGATCCACCAGATCGACTCTGGCCAACCGGCGACTGCGAGTTCGTCCCCTGCGTCGTCTTCTGGCCGCTCGACTGCGCATCGGATTTATCGTTCGCAGGTTGCTCGGTAGTCGCACCGACTTGCTTAGCATCTTCCGACTTCGCCGAATCATCGCTTTTACCGCAGGTGACTAAAGCGATAGTAGTCGCGATTAGCAAGAGCGCGACGAATATCGCGATTGCGGCAATAGTTATTTTCTTCTTATCTATTGGAGCACATTTTGCGTACATACTCACGTCACCTGCTTCCCCGGAGAACGAACACGCTTTCTTTAGCATGAGCAAAGCGTGCCGAGCAACAAACCGCTTTTCATACGAGAGCCGCTCGGCATTAGCTCTCACCCGTATCCAGAATCCCTATCTCTCGCCGACAAGCATCTTCAAACGCCTGCATCATTAAACAGAATGGCAAACGAGTGCGCTCGGTTAAAACCAAAAGCCCTCGTGATTCAATAATCACGAGGGCTATGACTATTGCTGTAAGGCAGGGAACCCAGGATTTACTACGGTATCGCCAGACGAATCCGTAATCACATCCTCTCCCAGAAGCACCACTTGCATCGTCGGTTCTTTATACTGCTCTTTTTCCATCGCTTATCCCTTTCTATTCGCAAGCTTGAATGACTTTGTTTGCATAATCTATTTCATTGGCCCCAGCCAGAGAATAATCCCTGATGAGCTGGGCAACTTCATAGACGGATCGCTGTTGATAGCCGACTTCGCTTGCGGTTACTTCAGTTCCGTCAGCCGTCTTGTATTCCACAAAAGCTTTTTCACTGATAAGCGCCTTGTAACTTGCCTTCGGAACCGGAGCGAAAACGATATTGGAAGTCACCGTACCGTCAAGAAGATTCAGCTGGCGATCCTTCGCAATGGTTCTGTTGACGCTGCCGCCAGGGATATACCAATCCCATCCGTTCTGAACAAAGCTGCACTGTTCCGGTATAGACAAGTCGTAGCCAAAACGAAGCGAGGTTGACGTAATGGCATCGCCCAAATCCATACGCAGCGACCCGCCCTTGAAATGAATCAAATCGCTAACCTTGACAAACTTGGGGTAAGCTTGTCCATTCGCTTCTTCCGCTGCGTAGGCTTCGGTGAAGCTAGAATCCTTGTACCAGCCAGCAAAGGCGTAATCGCTGGACATGTTGAAGTCAGCGTTGTTGATAGCCATTCTGCCGCCATTAGCATTAGTGTAGTCTGCAAGGCTATAGGACTGGTTGACATCGCTTGCAAGCACAGCGTAATCGGAGAACTTCGCAGTCTCGAACGTGACTGCACCACCCTGCTCGTCAACGTTGGTAGGATCTATAAGGTCAACCTCGTCGTTGTGGACGCGTGCAACCGTGACCTTCTTGCCAGCGATAACTTGGGGATCAACCTCAATCGTTACCTCGATGGGATCCGCAGTCTCCTTGACGGGGACCGTAGCGGCAGCAGTCACATTGTTGTCGGAGTCCTTAACCTCCGTCACCATATCAACGGAAAGCTCAAACGGCACAACAGTCGCATTCTTGGCGGTATCGGCAATTTGCTGGTTCGCTACAACATCCTGATTAGCCTTAACAACAAGTTGGACGTTAACCGACGCTCCGCTCTTTGTTGCCTCCTCAGCAACCTTGTTGACTTCATCTGCCTTGCCCATAGCACTTGCGTCAACGGTAACGCCGCCGATATTGACCTCACTTGCGCTAGTTTCGACCGTAACATACTTAATCGACTCAGCAGCCTTTGCCGCCGACTCAGCAACCTTCTGCTGCTCGGCTTGCTCGACAACTACGCCAGAGGTGGAAACGGAGCCAGAAGCACTGCCACCCTCAGGTTTGACTTCTACGCCCTTTTCAGCGATGCCATAAGTGCCGTCGCTGTTCTTAACGCAAGCAAAGCCCTTGGCGCAGCAATCAGAGGGGACTTCAGCAGAGAACGTGCCACCGGAAACGGCAGCATTGCCACGATTTTCCGCATTGTAATAATTGCGAATCATCGTTTTGCCGCCTGCAAAACTTCCGCCAGAGACCTTGAGGTCATCTGTGTCCTGCCCGTAGGAAGATGTGAAGAGAACGGAAGGAGCCGTGCCCTCGGCAGTGAAGCTGCCCCCGGAGATAGTCGCCTTGCTCCAGTTCATAATCACATACTGGCTCGTATTGGTGAACGTACCGCCAGTGATTTCAAGCGTAGTGTTCGACCCGTTCTTCACCGCGTTGACGCCGCCAGAGAAGATGCCGCCTTTAATAACCATCTTTGCATTGGTGTCATCGGCGTTACAGAGATTGCTAGAATAGCCTCCCGCATTGCGGACAGTCGCCCCGCCCTCAATAGTCATGGTTCCTTTATTCTGAACCGTATACCAGCTATTGCCTCCATTGCCATAGAGCTCGAGCGCGCCTTTCTCCTGACTACGCTCGAACAACCCGCCCTTGAGCGTAGCCGTACCATTGTTGACCAACGCACCCTTAGCATGTGTGACGTTGTCAACCGTGCCGGTCTTCGCGGTGCTGGAGTCTGCGACAATCAGCGTGCCATTATTAGTGATGGTGTGGTCCCTGACGTTGGTGAGCTTGAAGCCATTAAGGTCGAGCGTAAGGTTCTTGCCCTCGGCGACCGTCACGTCCTCGGCGGCATTCGCCAGCAACTTGACGGTGTCGCCGTCCTTTGCGACATCGATGGCGGCTTGAACGGATGCATAGTTGGCGTTAGCCACTTGAGCCACAGCTTTTGAAACGGTATATGTTGCATCAGTGTCTTCGCCAGACTTCATGACGCAATAGCCATCAGCCATGAAGTTCGTGCCTTCGCCTTCAGCCGTATTGTTCGAGGGATCGAAACCCTTAAACGCACCGCCGGCAACCCTAATGTCTGCTTCGCCAGCCTTGCAATTCTCATCTTTGCAGTTTAGCGTCCATGCAGGCGTAGCGGACTCAAACGTGCCACCCTTAACAACGATGTTGCCTTGATAAGCATAAATCATATCGAACTGCTGGCAATCGGTGTTCGTAATCTGCTGCTTATAAGTTCCACCTTCAAGAGTGACCTTGGCGGCAGTCGACTCCGTCTGCACGGCCATAGCATATTTGCTGTTCTCAACAGCGGTAACCACGCCATAGCCCTTGATGGTTAAATCGCCAACCAGCTTAACATCAAATACACCGTGGGCACCATTGCCCGTGATGTTGTGACCATTCAGGTCAATGGTGACTTTATCTTTGATTTCGTAATAGTTGCTAGGCTCATTGATATCCTGCAGCAGCTTGACAACATCGTTAGTGCCCGCAACGGCATTAATGGCACTAGAAAGCGTGGGATAATTGACCCCGTTGACCTCTGCCGGAGGATTCGTCTTGGAAAGCCCATACATACCGTCACCAGACGTCACTACCGAGTAGCCATCTGCCAAGGTTGCTCCATTGGCGGAAGGGTCGGTAGAAAACTTGCCAGCTGAAACGGTAATCTTAGAATCATCCGTTTTTGCAGGGTAATTCGCAGCAGCATCAAAGACCAGCGCTGCGCAGGGGAGCTGATTTTTATTGTCGCCAACCCAACCCTTAATGCTACCCGTGCAGTTAAAGGTACCACCCTTAACTGTTACATTACCGGCACGCGCAACGATACCGGCACCGTTCGTGATGTTGAACGTACCGCCAGAGACGGTAATCTTGTCTTTCCACGGAGCATAGATACCACAGGCGATATAGCCATCGGTAACGATGGCACCGTTGAAGATGCCGCCTTTAATCGTGATTTCGTTGGATTCACCATCACGATCGGTGCCGTTACCGGCGATTACCGCATTATCGGTAGCGTTAAACGTACCATTTTTAATCTGGATGTAAGATCCGGTTGCTTTGCCCGTGATTACGGCGCCTTCGCGTCCCTCGTAGGTGCCCGAATTAATGAAGAGTTTGGAATCATCTCCACCAACTGCAACTGCAACGTTTTCCGAAGAAGAAACTTTGCCAGGCTCTTTGCTTGTCGATCCGCCCGAAAGATACAAAGTACCATTATTCAGTATTGCGGTACCTTTAGACGCAATAGTATGATTCATCAAATTAATGGTGATGCTTTTACCCTTAGGAATAACGACCGATTCGGTCAGCGTTACATCCATCGCCAACATCACAGTATTGCCATTTGCTGCCGCGTTAACGGCATCTTGCAGCGTTTTGTATCCGTCGCCCTTGCCGCGAATTGTAGCAACAACGGGCTCCTCAATCTCGGTTGCGCCATCTTCTGCTGCAAGCTTCTGAGCCGCAGGCGTCTCAGCTTCCAGCAGGGATTCGTCGGCATTCTGAGCTGCCGACTCTTGCCCGTTAGCAACTACCTTGCTGGAACCTTCATCTACCGAGTTCGAATCAGCTAGATTCTCAGAACCCCCCCCCCAGCGTGTTCTCGGCTTGAGGCTGTTCGGCAGCTGCGCCCGATTCAGCACTCGCGTCGCCGTCGCCGGCCCAAGCCGAAACTGGCGCATTAAGCGACACGACCATAGTAGCCGCTACCAGCACGGAGAGCGCTTTGTTGCCCAATGATGCCCTAGCCATCCCGTCACCTTCCTTTCGTTTCCCGACGCGCCTACGCAGAGCGTTCGCGATGCTTCGTCTTGACAACGCGATACGTGACCAGGTGACCGTCGGCGCAGCTTAAATTCCATATGCAGCTTGCAATGCGGCGGCACCTTACAGCTGAGACGATTTTATCGTCACCCCCCGCCCAGGTCAACGCAAGCAAAACCACTTGAAGTAAACTTTGGATTAAACGAACTTACCGATTGTCACCAGCGAATACACTTTTGCAACCAACGACATTCAACTGGTTTAGCCCCGCCGACATCATTACCACCTGAGCATCTAGCTCGACTGCGCCAACCAACCCTTTTTCATCAATCAAGCGAAGCACAGTGGAGCTCGAGCACGCTCCGCGAAAACCGCCACGAACGCTTAGAGGCTCGCACCGTCGCGCATCCAGCCCTTCCTCCACCTGTTCGGTATATTGAACAAATACGTACCGAATCTGTTCAATATACCGAGCGGATTCGACGCTGCATCTGCCCATCGTCACGAAAGAGGAAGAACGCGCCATCGAAGAGGACGGCAAGCGCACCGAAGTCAAACCCGCCTGGAAACTCCTGTTGCCAATCCGGGATAGCATCTCCTGGATTGGCAACACCTTCTTGGACACTTTTCTTAGATAGTCAGCCCCGCCAATCTGAACTCGACCGGGCTCATGTAGCCGAGCATCGAGGGGACACTTCGG contains:
- a CDS encoding S26 family signal peptidase translates to MSTTVGVSMCPMLRNRRDTIVVEPLHGRRLRRFEVPLYRRGDDYVLHRCVEVHSDSYTMLGDNCLNKEPDIPDERVIGVLTGLYRGEKKIDMDGLPYRAYVRAWYAIYPLRRYAMRARAFAGRAKRCLKGSKRQARHRAIGSDAASVAGSCGKRESGQRAAVDASGVCEEPGKDKSQ
- a CDS encoding PqqD family protein translates to MRIKEGFVLREVAGQVVVIATGEASKGFHGMIKLNETGRVIWEGLAAGKSNEEIAADLVSAYEVDGEKAATDVAAFVKQVAEEGFLA